A genomic stretch from Malus domestica chromosome 15, GDT2T_hap1 includes:
- the LOC103415632 gene encoding trans-Golgi network-localized SYP41-interacting protein 1-like isoform X1, translating into MDKNKSRTDLLAAGRKKLQQFRQKKDGKGSGSGKSTKTSDKSEKHEADADVVSSATKPTAVPQTPEGETESRVDANLENINSSGSHSGEISTASDINAAAPSAVPITHERNAVETLIYQNAESASQEVGFSKCDVNFSATNMGESTGGTDAEVARISSLDSSHVMDSRGLAKDANMSISVDVSAQPTSVDDTDQTKGRDEESLPPSQNINTSLVQEREDQVTDVGAMQEADGLDAKNCNRSQEADMELKGDDRIFSSELDRTFESFSVQAHSLDEQTDTLYEASDREVELAGDKSVALSEIDRTAETFPDLESSIDDQTGKADEASLSTGATMSDGLSVSDLALPEADRSLVVSAAMENRQVTEDVSGGEEHGALSEDHHQKKGLQRPPEANMVIPDKEWTASPVADVSSISLSQLTEVVRRLSEEEFRVLMKSIESVSNAFQGTTNLIVPEHVFLEMFERLKEELVLTHLTKDISDLQLVQQSEMQVEFDCQHDQLLDETSLLRASLQEVREKNQCLAEELSECRCELQAVVSGKEEFQDKLQTAKAEVEEFSARAIESHSSLERSRQDLLSLSAELADCKSLVAALQVENEKLNGSIALWDEDRKKLVEQNDLYLHEKEKLSAELVDGKSSVEALQDQISSLSGSLGSVTEERKKLAEEKEHLSSENDKLSIEVADSKNTVLALQVDNGNLNRSLSLVTEERKKLEEETKHIFSENEKLAIELAASKNLILDLQVENEKLNGSLALVTGERKKLEEEKDYSAHEIEKLSSEILVLQERLSAEHEEHKRLEVDLKETTTCLEKLSEENNFLTSSLDILKAKIIEVDNSGIKIAYQAGEGGDQVELSEVRSRSHEIETENEKNHQDSEGSFIMVEKPSSDGSGGGSSVLNLGREVFDDSFGFVALKGRVEEAEKMLNKLVKEIEGICSRSELLNRSGDKVSTPPVLKLIQAFESKVHLDEHDGEERGLTDNQSPADSIASVREQTGNLRALFEQLLLDAANASELLKEERDGRKTANATFVELKDQYEDLEEHSKKLEATNIELGVLYEALEQHRASIETRNSELVVLCESLRLQVTNLEAENMEVGRKLHKYESRINQLQSRLHDFHLSSNDTVSQISDQLENFHKEAADRVLILEQHWDSTLAPVVEAIGKLGESIGSFTTTTPVSHYCLDSSHFVASVYDAITVIKDLTEKLKSSQTDRDAICILHKEVNEKCDDLHVKNELASEMLHKLYGNLRKLLRVLHGSIDESEMNLENEKLPDPLDYSIYETIIEQLENFLSEGLQLQSVKKKLNSELMVRTEEFEELRQRCLDSSAIRKLIEDIEGVLEVEHAEFQEDKMLASHLESLVLCLVQKFKEADTQVGLCKEGFQSKVMESTSMQEEIQQLNASCFQLESETIVLRESLRQVEEALLVARSELQEKLNELEQSEQRVSSLREKLSIAVSKGKGLIVQRDGLKQSLTEKSSELERFLLELQFKDSRLLEVETKLKAYSEAGERVEALESELSYIRNSATALRESFLLKDSVLQRIEEILEDLDLPEHFHSRDIIEKIDWLARSATRNSFPLTDSDQKSSAGGGSYSDAGFVVMDSWKDDVQPSSDSSDDFKRKYDELQSKFYGLAEQNEMLEQSLMERNNLVQRWEELLDRIDMPSHLRSMEPEDRIEWLRKELSEVQGENVSLQQKIVNLESHCASLTADLEDSRRRTSDLEEDLQTFIEERNNLSQRLELLSNHHDKLSAKAAEFELENEKLREEVSDLQENVAKLLGNEKQILSIEDDIRRLQGLVTDALQDPGTKSEYSGERSIECLEGLLNKLLENYATLSSEKPVFGVTADGTEISEAMVVEARSTSTPDIAESDIVALKKELEEVQREIFDVKEERDGYVEKQRSLACELEVLDKKVNELQGLLNQEEQKSASVREKLNVAVRKGKQLVQQRDSLKQNIDEINSEVERLRSEIKIGEGKLAEYEQKFRDLSAYPGRVEALQSESLFLRNCLKETENNLQEKGNTLSLIINILGNIDVADDANSGDPVLKLEQIGKMCCDLHANMASSEQEARKSKRAAELLLAELNEVQERNDGLQEELAKSASELAILSKERDLAEAAKLEALSHLEMVSTAHSEERKHQFSEFSGLKSGVDQLRKGFHDVTSLLAGVFHQDLVFLQNLESGIGSCLKSSSAADVVDVPLFTTSNGFITSKSDKENFISTNSWSDSNMHGQFDDNFIIEIFTHARHYLQELEMEIGLLKEKLDEHSISLHEKASSISKSMAIVRGELTSKNESFESLKRDLLHMEMVEKEKDNELLLLRRNIALLFEACTKSVMEMGRRKAELVGNGWSAGEQGMRLKLAELSEDGLSFSGEDQFRSEERVRSMTDMLLSTVSDFGSLTTEIVEGGQKELKITISKLQKELQEKDVQRERICMELVSQIKHAEAAATSYSMELQSSKSLVHDLEKRVEVMNGEHNLLEQRVNELEDGCATSTELQERVRSLTDVIAAKDQEIEDLMQALDDEEVQMQGHTSRIKELEKVVEQKNLDLENLETSRGKVMKKLSITVSKFDELHHLSASLLAEVEKLQSQLQERDDEISFLRQEVTRCTNDVLAASQTSNKRNSEEIHELLTWLDMNIARVGMHNGDQNNDQVSDHKEILKKKIDFVIQELGDLRAVAQSKDTLLQVERSKVEELTRKGETLEKSLHEKESRLNLLDGVGDSGRGTSSTSEIVEVEPAKNNWAVAGTSVAPQVRSLRKGNNDQVAIAIDMDSGSSGRLEDEEDDKVHGFKSLTTSRIVPRFTRPVSDMVDGLWMSCDRALMRKPVLRLGIILYWAVLHALLATFAI; encoded by the exons ATGGACAAGAACAAGAGCCGTACCGATCTGCTCGCAGCTGGACGAAAAAAG CTTCAACAATTTCGCCAGAAAAAAGATGGTAAAGGCAGTGGAAGTGGAAAATCCACAAAGACGTCTGATAAATCAGAGAAGCATGAAGCTGATGCTGATGTAGTCTCTAGTGCAACTAAACCTACAGCGGTGCCTCAGACCCCTGAAGGAGAAACTGAGTCTCGTGTAGATGCTAATCTGGAAAACATTAACTCATCAGGGTCACATTCCGGGGAAATTTCTACAGCTTCTGACATTAATGCTGCTGCTCCCTCGGCGGTTCCCATTACACATGAGAGAAATGcagttgaaactttgatttaccAAAATGCTGAGTCAGCATCACAGGAGGTCGGATTCAGTAAGTGTGATGTTAACTTTTCAGCCACGAACATGGGGGAGAGTACTGGGGGCACTGATGCTGAGGTGGCAAGAATTAGTTCATTGGACTCTTCACATGTCATGGATTCCAGAGGGCTAGCCAAAGATGCCAATATGTCTATATCGGTTGATGTGTCAGCACAACCTACTTCAGTTGATGATACTGATCAAACAAAGGGTAGAGATGAGGAATCTTTGCCTCCCTCACAGAATATTAATACATCCTTGGTGCAGGAGAGGGAAGATCAGGTAACAGATGTAG GGGCAATGCAGGAAGCTGATGGTCTGGATGCAAAAAATTGTAATCGTAGTCAAGAAGCAGATATGGAGCTTAAAGGAGATGACAGGATTTTTTCATCTGAGCTTGATAGAACTTTTGAAAGTTTCTCTGTGCAAGCACATTCCTTAGACGAGCAAACTGATACACTGTATGAAGCATCTGATAGAGAAGTGGAACTTGCAGGAGATAAAAGTGTAGCTCTGTCTGAGATTGATAGAACTGCTGAAACTTTCCCAGATCTTGAGTCCTCCATAGATGACCAGACTGGCAAGGCAGATGAAGCATCTCTGTCAACTGGTGCAACCATGTCTGATGGACTCTCAGTGTCTGATTTAGCTCTACCTGAGGCAGATAGATCTTTGGTTGTTAGTGCTGCTATGGAAAACCGGCAGGTAACAGAAGATGTTTCAGGCGGAGAAGAACATGGGGCCCTTTCGGAGGATCATCATCAGAAAAAAGGACTTCAAAGGCCTCCAGAAGCCAATATGGTGATTCCAGATAAAGAATGGACGGCGTCTCCTGTTGCAGATGTCAGCTCAATCAGTCTCTCACAGCTCACAGAAGTAGTTAGGAGGCTCAGCGAAGAAGAGTTCCGGGTTCTTATGAAGTCAATTGAATCAGTTTCTAATGCATTTCAGGGGACTACTAATTTGATTGTGCCAGAACATGTATTTCTGGAAATGTTTGAGCGACTTAAAGAAGAATTGGTTCTCACACATTTGACAAAAGATATCAGTGACTTGCAGCTTGTGCAACAGTCTGAGATGCAAGTGGAGTTTGATTGCCAACACGATCAGTTACTCGATGAAACATCTCTTCTTCGTGCTTCACTACAAGAAGTTCGTGAGAAGAACCAATGCCTTGCTGAAGAGCTTTCAGAGTGCAGATGTGAACTCCAGGCTGTTGTTAGTGGGAAGGAGGAGTTCCAAGACAAACTTCAAACGGCGAAGGCAGAGGTTGAAGAATTTTCTGCTAGAGCAATTGAGTCGCATAGTAGCCTGGAAAGGTCACGGCAGGATTTGTTGAGCCTGTCAGCTGAGTTAGCTGACTGCAAGTCTTTGGTGGCAGCTTTACAGGTGGAGAATGAGAAATTAAATGGGAGTATTGCTTTGTGGGATGAAGATAGAAAGAAACTTGTTGAGCAAAATGATCTTTATCTTCACGAGAAGGAGAAGCTTTCAGCAGAGTTAGTTGATGGCAAAAGTTCTGTAGAAGCTCTACAGGATCAAATTTCCAGCTTAAGTGGGAGTCTGGGTTCAGTAacagaagagagaaagaagctTGCGGAGGAGAAGGAGCATCTTTCCTCTGAGAATGACAAACTTTCTATAGAAGTGGCTGACAGTAAGAACACAGTATTGGCTTTGCAGGTAGATAATGGCAACTTGAATAGAAGCCTTTCTTTGGTTACAGAGGAGAGAAAGAAGCTTGAGGAAGAGACAAAGCATATTTTCTCTGAGAATGAGAAACTTGCAATAGAATTGGCTGCCAGTAAGAATTTAATACTGGATTTGCAGgtagaaaatgaaaaattgaatggaAGCCTTGCTTTGGTTACAGGGGAGAGAAAGAAGCTCGAGGAGGAGAAGGATTATTCTGCCCATGAGATTGAGAAACTTTCTTCCGAaattcttgttcttcaagagcgGTTATCTGCTGAACATGAAGAACATAAGAGGTTGGAGGTTGATTTAAAAGAAACGACAACATGCCTTGAAAAACTCTCTGAAGAAAATAACTTTCTTACTAGCAGTCTGGACATACTTAAAGCTAAGATAATAGAGGTTGATAACAGTGGAATCAAAATTGCATACCAAGCTGGTGAAGGTGGGGATCAAGTTGAACTTTCAGAAGTGCGGAGTAGGAGTCATGAAATTGAaactgaaaatgaaaaaaatcatCAAGATAGTGAAGGCTCCTTTATTATGGTGGAAAAACCTTCATCTGATGGCAGTGGAGGAGGTTCATCAGTTCTGAATCTTGGGAGGGAAGTTTTTGATGATTCCTTTGGGTTTGTAGCACTAAAGGGACGTGTGGAAGAGGCAGAGAAAATGTTGAATAAACTTGTAAAGGAGATTGAAGGCATCTGCTCTCGTTCAGAATTGTTGAACAGGTCAGGTGATAAAGTCTCCACTCCTCCAGTCTTAAAACTGATTCAAGCCTTCGAGTCAAAGGTGCACCTTGATGAACATGATGGGGAGGAACGAGGTCTAACTGACAATCAATCACCGGCAGATTCAATTGCATCAGTAAGAGAGCAAACTGGAAACTTGAGAGCATTATTTGAGCAGTTGCTCCTGGATGCTGCAAATGCCAGTGAACTGCTCAAGGAGGAACGAGATGGGAGGAAAACTGCTAATGCTACATTCGTTGAGCTGAAAGATCAGTATGAAGACTTGGAGGAACATAGCAAGAAACTGGAAGCAACCAACATTGAGCTTGGTGTCCTATATGAAGCTTTAGAACAACATAGGGCCAGCATTGAAACAAGGAACAGTGAGCTTGTAGTTCTCTGTGAGTCCTTAAGACTACAAGTTACTAATCTCGAAGCAGAAAACATGGAAGTTGGAAGAAAGCTACATAAGTATGAATCAAGAATTAATCAATTGCAGAgtcgattgcatgatttccatcTGAGTTCAAATGACACAGTATCTCAGATCTCTGATCAATTAGAAAATTTTCACAAGGAAGCGGCAGATAGGGTCTTGATACTTGAGCAGCATTGGGATTCCACTCTCGCTCCGGTTGTTGAAGCGATTGGAAAGCTTGGTGAGTCTATTGGGAGTTTCACCACAACTACACCAGTGTCTCATTATTGTTTGGATTCAAGCCATTTCGTTGCTTCTGTTTATGATGCCATCACTGTTATTAAAGATCTGACGGAGAAACTTAAAAGTTCTCAAACAGACCGTGATGCTATATGTATTTTACACAAAGAAGTGAATGAGAAATGTGACGATCTCCATGTAAAGAATGAATTGGCCAGTGAAATGCTGCACAAGTTGTATGGCAACCTTAGAAAACTTCTTAGAGTTTTGCATGGGTCTATAGATGAAAGTGAGATGAACCTGGAAAATGAAAAGCTTCCTGATCCTCTGGATTACAGTATTTATGAAACCATCATAGAACAGCTGGAGAATTTTCTGAGTGAGGGATTGCAACTCCAATCTGTTAAGAAGAAGCTAAATTCAGAGTTGATGGTTAGAACAGAAGAATTTGAGGAACTGAGACAAAGATGCCTGGATTCAAGTGCTATTCGGAAGTTAATAGAAGATATTGAAGGTGTTCTAGAAGTGGAACATGCTGAGTTTCAAGAAGATAAAATGCTTGCTTCACACTTGGAATCATTGGTATTGTGTCTTGTTCAGAAGTTCAAGGAGGCTGATACGCAGGTAGGCTTATGTAAAGAAGGTTTTCAATCTAAGGTGATGGAATCTACTTCAATGCAGGAAGAAATACAGCAGTTAAATGCCTCGTGTTTCCAGCTTGAAAGTGAAACCATTGTTCTCAGGGAAAGTTTACGTCAGGTTGAGGAAGCCCTTCTTGTTGCCCGTTCTGAGTTACAAGAGAAACTAAATGAACTTGAACAATCAGAGCAACGGGTGTCTTCCCTGAGAGAGAAGCTTAGCATTGCTGTCTCCAAGGGGAAAGGCTTGATTGTCCAGCGAGATGGTCTCAAGCAGTCTCTTACAGAGAAATCTAGTGAACTGGAAAGATTCTTACTGGAGCTGCAATTCAAAGATTCCAGGCTTCTTGAGGTTGAAACAAAGCTCAAGGCATATTCAGAAGCTGGTGAGCGTGTGGAAGCTCTGGAATCTGAGCTTTCATACATTCGCAATTCTGCTACTGCGTTAAGAGAATCATTCCTTCTCAAAGACTCTGTCCTTCAGAGAATAGAAGAGATTTTAGAAGACCTTGATCTGCCAGAGCATTTTCATTCGAGAGATATTATTGAAAAAATCGATTGGCTGGCTAGGTCAGCTACTAGAAACAGTTTTCCTCTGACAGATTCAGATCAGAAGAGTTCTGCTGGAGGAGGTTCATATTCTGATGCTGGTTTTGTTGTTATGGATTCCTGGAAAGATGATGTACAGCCAAGTTCAGATTCCAGTGATgatttcaaaagaaaatatgaTGAACTTCAAAGTAAGTTCTACGGGTTGGCCGAACAGAATGAAATGTTAGAGCAATCTTTAATGGAAAGGAACAACTTAGTCCAGAGATGGGAGGAACTTTTAGACAGGATTGATATGCCATCACATCTACGGTCCATGGAGCCTGAGGATAGGATTGAGTGGTTAAGAAAAGAACTTTCGGAGGTGCAGGGTGAGAATGTGTCTCTCCAGCAGAAGATTGTTAACCTTGAGAGCCATTGTGCATCGCTAACTGCTGATTTGGAAGACTCAAGAAGGAGGACGTCTGACCTTGAGGAAGACCTCCAGACATTCATTGAAGAGAGAAATAATCTTTCTCAAAGATTGGAGCTTCTGAGCAATCATCATGATAAACTTTCAGCAAAGGCAGCTGAGTTTGAGCTTGAGAATGAAAAACTGCGGGAGGAAGTTTCTGATTTGCAGGAGAATGTAGCCAAGCTGCTAGGGAATGAGAAGCAAATTCTCAGCATAGAAGATGATATAAGAAGGTTGCAGGGTCTGGTCACTGATGCATTGCAGGATCCTGGAACAAAGTCTGAGTATTCTGGTGAAAGAAGCATTGAGTGCTTGGAAGGGTTACTGAATAAGCTTTTAGAGAATTATGCAACTCTTTCCTCTGAGAAACCAGTGTTTGGGGTTACAGCCGATGGTACTGAAATTTCTGAAGCAATGGTTGTTGAAGCGAGAAGCACAAGCACACCTGATATTGCTGAATCAGATATAGTTGCTTTGAAGAAAGAGCTGGAGGAGGTTCAACGtgaaatttttgatgtgaaggaggagagagatggATATGTGGAGAAGCAACGGTCTTTGGCTTGTGAGTTAGAAGTGCTAGATAAAAAAGTGAATGAGTTGCAAGGTCTTCTTAATCAGGAGGAGCAGAAGTCAGCTTCTGTTAGAGAGAAGTTAAATGTTGCAGTTAGAAAAGGAAAGCAATTGGTGCAACAGCGTGACAGTCTGAAACAAAATATTGACGAGATCAATTCTGAGGTGGAACGCTTGAGATCTGAGATCAAGATAGGCGAAGGTAAACTTGCAGAATATGAACAAAAGTTCAGGGATTTGTCCGCTTATCCAGGGAGAGTAGAAGCCCTACAGTCTGAGAGTTTATTCTTGCGGAATTGTTTGAAAGAAACTGAGAACAATTTGCAGGAGAAAGGAAATACTTTGAGCTTAATCATAAATATTCTAGGAAACATTGATGTTGCAGATGATGCTAATTCTGGTGATCCAGTTTTGAAGTTAGAACAAATTGGGAAAATGTGCTGTGATTTGCATGCGAATATGGCTTCTTCAGAACAAGAAGCTAGGAAATCCAAAAGAGCAGCAGAGCTACTCCTTGCAGAACTGAATGAGGTTCAAGAGAGGAATGATGGTCTCCAGGAAGAGCTAGCAAAATCTGCGAGTGAACTTGCTATACTCTCCAAGGAAAGGGATCTTGCAGAGGCTGCCAAACTCGAAGCTCTTTCACATCTTGAAATGGTTTCTACTGCTCACTCtgaggaaagaaaacaccaatTTTCTGAATTTTCAGGACTAAAGTCTGGTGTAGATCAACTCAGGAAGGGGTTTCATGATGTCACTAGTTTATTGGCTGGTGTTTTTCACCAGGACTTGGTATTTTTGCAAAACCTGGAGTCTGGTATTGGTTCCTGCCTCAAATCAAGCAGTGCTGCTGATGTGGTTGATGTGCCCCTTTTCACTACAAGCAATGGATTCATCACGAGTAAATCAGAcaag GAGAACTTTATTTCGACGAATTCTTGGTCAGACTCCAACATGCATGGCCAATTTGATGACAATTTTATAATTGAAATCTTTACTCATGCAAGGCATTATCTGCAAGAACTGGAGATGGAGATTGGTTTGCTTAAAGAAAAATTAGATGAACACTCAATTTCATTACATGAAAAGGCTAGCAGTATATCTAAATCAATGGCAATTGTTCGTGGAGAATTAACTTCCAAAAATGAGTCATTTGAATCCTTGAAGAGAGACTTGTTGCATATGGAAATGgttgaaaaggaaaaggatAATGAGCTTCTTCTTTTGCGCAGAAATATTGCCTTGCTTTTTGAAGCATGCACTAAATCAGTTATGGAAATGGGTAGAAGAAAAGCTGAATTGGTTGGAAATGGTTGGTCTGCTGGAGAACAAGGGATGAGATTGAAGCTAGCAGAACTTTCTGAGGATGGACTTTCATTTAGTGGAGAAGATCAGTTTCGCTCTGAGGAACGTGTCAGGAGTATGACAGACATGCTATTGTCAACTGTGAGTGATTTTGGTTCTCTGACAACTGAAATTGTGGAAGGTGGCCAAAAGGAGTTGAAGATTACCATTTCAAAGTTGCAGAAAGAGCTTCAGGAGAAGGACGTTCAAAGGGAAAGGATTTGCATGGAGCTTGTAAGTCAAATCAAGCATGCTGAAGCAGCTGCAACGAGTTATTCGATGGAGCTTCAATCTTCAAAATCTTTGGTGCATGATTTGGAGAAACGGGTGGAAGTGATGAATGGCGAACATAACTTATTGGAGCAGAGAGTGAATGAGTTAGAAGATGGCTGTGCTACTTCTACCGAGTTACAAGAGAGGGTCAGATCACTGACTGATGTGATTGCTGCTAAAGATCAAG AGATTGAGGACCTAATGCAAGCACTTGATGATGAGGAGGTGCAGATGCAAGGTCACACTTCCAGGATTAAGGAACTGGAAAAGGTTGTGGAACAAAAGAATCTAGATTTGGAGAACCTTGAAACTTCCCGCGGGAAGGTTATGAAAAAGCTTTCCATCACTGTCAGTAAGTTTGATGAGCTACATCATCTATCTGCAAGCCTCCTTGCTGAGGTGGAAAAGCTCCAATCACAGTTGCAAGAACGGGATGATGAGATATCCTTCTTAAGGCAAGAGGTCACTAGGTGCACGAATGATGTTCTTGCTGCATCACAAACCAGCAACAAGAGAAATTCGGAAGAGATCCATGAGTTACTAACATGGCTTGATATGAATATTGCTCGGGTCGGGATGCACAATGGGGATCAGAACAATGATCAAGTTTCTGACCACAAGGAAATATTAAAGAAAAAGATTGATTTTGTAATTCAAGAATTGGGGGATCTACGAGCTGTGGCTCAGAGTAAGGATACACTGTTGCAAGTAGAAAGGAGTAAGGTAGAAGAATTAACGCGCAAAGGAGAAACTCTTGAGAAGTCTTTACATGAGAAGGAATCACGGCTAAATTTGCTTGACGGTGTGGGAGATTCTGGCCGGGGAACTAGCAGCACCTCTGAAATTGTTGAGGTTGAGCCTGCG aaaaacaACTGGGCAGTAGCTGGGACCTCCGTTGCACCTCAAGTCCGCAGTTTGCGCAAAGGCAATAATGACCAAGTTGCGATTGCCATAGATATGGATTCTGGGAGCAGTGGTAGGTTGGAAGATGAAGAGGATGATAAAG TTCATGGTTTCAAGTCACTCACGACTTCAAGAATTGTTCCAAGATTTACTAGACCCGTGAGTGACATGGTCGATGGCCTTTG GATGTCTTGTGATCGGGCTCTAATGCGGAAACCTGTTTTACGGCTTGGCATTATATTATATTGGGCTGTACTGCATGCGCTTCTTGCTACTTTTGCAATCTGA